The following are encoded in a window of Flavobacterium psychrotrophum genomic DNA:
- a CDS encoding DoxX family membrane protein — translation MNSSFTRIVRILLGIILIVFGANKIYSFIPLPQPPAEASSFMESLINTGYMLTVVAIIEICIGFMLILKLYVPFALMVLVPISLNILLFHLFLDVPGIGAAIVVVALNAILLYKHRRRYVPLFREAY, via the coding sequence ATGAATTCAAGTTTTACCCGCATTGTCCGCATACTGCTTGGGATTATTCTTATTGTATTTGGAGCTAATAAAATATACTCGTTTATCCCCTTGCCCCAACCACCTGCCGAGGCTTCCAGTTTTATGGAGTCGCTTATAAATACCGGTTACATGCTGACTGTTGTCGCCATTATAGAGATCTGTATTGGCTTCATGCTCATCCTTAAATTGTATGTGCCTTTTGCCCTGATGGTATTGGTACCTATATCATTAAACATACTGTTATTCCACCTGTTTTTAGATGTACCCGGCATAGGGGCAGCCATAGTGGTGGTAGCACTTAATGCCATATTGCTGTACAAACACAGGCGCAGGTATGTGCCACTTTTCAGGGAAGCATATTAG
- a CDS encoding type 1 periplasmic binding fold superfamily protein: protein MKNLKLLAFIAFTAITVSSCSDDDTSQPVNEEEVITTITATLTPATGGTAITLTSRDLDGDGPDAPVVTVSGPFAAGTAYNGTVTFLNELASPAENITSEILEEGHDHQIFFQQNGLGTFTYNDTDDHGHPIGLSFKYTAAPAAASGSLIVTLRHLPNKSGTGVSGGDITNAGGGTDAEVVFPVSVQ from the coding sequence GCAGCGACGATGACACATCGCAACCCGTAAACGAGGAAGAAGTTATCACAACAATAACGGCTACCCTAACCCCTGCTACAGGTGGTACTGCAATTACCCTTACATCCCGCGATCTTGATGGCGATGGCCCTGATGCGCCGGTAGTAACCGTAAGCGGCCCTTTTGCCGCAGGTACAGCATATAACGGTACGGTAACATTCCTTAACGAGCTTGCCAGCCCGGCAGAAAACATTACCAGCGAGATACTTGAAGAAGGCCATGACCACCAGATCTTCTTTCAGCAAAACGGGTTAGGTACATTTACGTATAATGATACTGACGACCATGGCCACCCCATTGGCCTGAGCTTTAAGTATACTGCGGCTCCGGCAGCGGCTTCGGGTTCGCTGATTGTTACATTAAGGCACCTCCCTAACAAATCGGGTACCGGTGTATCGGGAGGCGATATTACTAATGCAGGCGGCGGTACCGATGCAGAAGTAGTATTCCCTGTATCAGTTCAGTAA
- a CDS encoding prolyl oligopeptidase family serine peptidase, which yields MKKSALIFTLATSLSTFAQMNTIKYPQTRKDNTVDTYFGTAVPDPYRWLEDDRSTETAAWVKAQNEVTNNYIAQIPFRDAIKKRLEQLWNYERISAPFKEGNFTYYYKNDGLQNQSVLYRKGKDGKEEIFLDPNTFSKDGTTSLSMVRFTKKGELAAYMISEGGSDWGKIILMDALTKKPLGETIENVKFSGVAWKGSEGFYYSTYDKPEGSLLSAKTDQHKLYYHKLGTPQSADTVIFGDGEKRRYVGGYLTEDERFLVITASNSTYGRMLFVKDLSKANSPIVTMVDNFDTNSSIIDNQGSTLFITTDYKAPNNRVVTVDAAAPQQANWKDLIPETENVLSASDGGGYIFATYMKDAISQVKQYDYKGKLVREITLPGIGSAGGFGGKKEEKTLYYTFTNYVTPGSIYSFDVKSGKSAVYQTPKIGFKSEDYTSEQVFYTSKDGTKVPMIITYKKGLKRDGKNPTMLYGYGGFNVSLTPAFSISNAVWLENGGIYAVPNLRGGGEYGRKWHDAGTKLQKQNVFDDFIAAAEYLIKNNYTSPDYLAIRGGSNGGLLVGAAMTQHPELFKVALPAVGVMDMLRYHKFTAGAGWAYDYGTADDSKEMFDYLKGYSPVQSLKKGAKYPATLVTTGDHDDRVVPAHSFKYAATLQECQAGSAPVLIRIETNAGHGAGKSVAQSIAELTDIQAFTLYNMGVTPNSDGGVK from the coding sequence ATGAAAAAATCGGCATTAATATTTACACTGGCTACAAGCCTGAGCACATTCGCACAAATGAATACTATAAAATATCCGCAAACCCGAAAAGACAATACGGTAGACACTTACTTTGGCACAGCTGTGCCCGACCCTTATCGCTGGCTGGAAGACGACCGCAGTACAGAAACCGCAGCATGGGTAAAAGCCCAGAACGAGGTAACCAACAATTACATAGCGCAGATACCTTTTAGAGATGCCATAAAAAAACGCCTAGAGCAACTCTGGAACTACGAGCGTATATCTGCCCCATTTAAAGAAGGAAATTTTACGTACTATTATAAGAACGACGGCCTGCAAAACCAGAGCGTACTATATCGTAAAGGCAAAGATGGCAAGGAAGAAATTTTTCTGGATCCAAATACCTTTAGTAAAGACGGTACCACATCGCTTAGCATGGTACGCTTTACTAAAAAAGGCGAACTTGCAGCTTACATGATATCTGAAGGTGGCAGCGACTGGGGCAAGATTATCCTGATGGATGCCCTTACCAAAAAGCCATTGGGCGAAACCATAGAGAATGTAAAATTTAGCGGTGTGGCCTGGAAGGGCAGCGAAGGCTTTTACTACAGTACGTATGACAAGCCCGAAGGCAGCCTGCTTTCGGCAAAAACAGACCAGCACAAATTATACTACCACAAGCTGGGCACGCCACAAAGTGCTGATACCGTAATTTTTGGCGATGGCGAAAAACGCCGCTACGTAGGCGGTTACCTTACCGAAGACGAGCGTTTCCTGGTAATTACGGCTTCTAACAGTACCTATGGACGTATGCTGTTTGTTAAAGACCTTAGCAAGGCCAACAGCCCTATTGTTACCATGGTAGATAATTTTGACACCAACAGCAGCATAATAGACAATCAGGGCAGCACCCTGTTTATAACTACCGACTACAAAGCCCCAAACAACCGCGTAGTAACCGTTGATGCTGCTGCACCTCAACAGGCTAACTGGAAAGACCTGATACCGGAAACCGAAAACGTACTTTCTGCTTCAGATGGTGGAGGCTATATTTTTGCTACTTATATGAAAGATGCCATATCCCAAGTTAAACAATATGACTATAAAGGCAAACTGGTACGCGAAATTACCCTTCCGGGAATAGGCAGTGCAGGTGGTTTTGGCGGTAAGAAAGAAGAAAAAACACTGTATTATACCTTTACCAATTATGTAACACCGGGCAGTATTTATTCATTTGATGTAAAGTCGGGTAAATCGGCGGTGTACCAAACCCCAAAGATTGGGTTCAAAAGCGAAGACTACACGTCTGAACAGGTGTTTTACACCAGTAAAGACGGTACTAAAGTACCTATGATAATTACCTACAAAAAGGGACTTAAGCGCGACGGTAAAAACCCAACCATGCTGTATGGCTACGGTGGTTTTAACGTAAGCCTTACCCCTGCCTTTAGCATAAGCAATGCGGTATGGCTTGAAAATGGCGGTATCTATGCCGTGCCTAACCTGCGTGGTGGGGGCGAATACGGACGTAAATGGCACGATGCGGGTACGAAACTGCAAAAGCAAAATGTGTTTGACGATTTTATTGCCGCTGCCGAATATCTTATCAAAAACAACTATACATCACCTGATTACCTTGCCATTCGTGGGGGTAGTAATGGTGGCTTGCTTGTAGGTGCTGCCATGACACAACATCCGGAGCTGTTTAAAGTGGCCTTACCGGCTGTGGGTGTTATGGATATGCTACGCTACCACAAGTTTACCGCAGGTGCAGGATGGGCATATGACTATGGCACAGCCGATGATAGTAAAGAAATGTTTGATTACCTTAAAGGCTACTCGCCTGTGCAAAGCCTTAAAAAAGGTGCTAAATATCCGGCAACGCTGGTTACCACCGGCGACCATGACGACCGCGTGGTACCTGCCCACAGCTTTAAATATGCC